The Podarcis raffonei isolate rPodRaf1 chromosome 2, rPodRaf1.pri, whole genome shotgun sequence genome window below encodes:
- the LOC128408646 gene encoding uncharacterized protein LOC128408646, which translates to MEPVLSAPWKIIFPAILCLAETAPTGPIITEGTTAEMKISLSISGDTVTTVHCALPFATAVDVALMAAHISQGCTVILTLNVTAHGENTVVTAGGSTTTTVRGITRATTGEVGNNAVGGELEGPILGCAAHTTTPDVSSTALEGSSESTSPSVNSAASTTPPSAPYATSLGPESVATATQTGAGLDVPGSDISFLGEGSPGQENFASTENPEDLTFPSIENFTGTVAVKTNTPQQEETTIPPVNASPTLRKPTVHAEENTTCAPNCGAFPGWATVLLCLTMSFFIFMLVGFLFLFPYWTKVAHPTAVSCSSAHRMST; encoded by the exons ATGGAGCCGGTTCTATCTGCCCCCTGGAAGATTATCTTCCCAGCAATCCTGTGCCTTGCAGAAACCG caCCCACAGGTCCCATTATCACCGAAGGAACCACTGCAGAAATGAAGATATCACTCAGCATAAGTGGTGATACCGTCACTACGGTACACTGCGCTTTGCCATTTGCAACAGCTGTGGATGTTGCCTTAATGGCAGCCCACATCTCTCAAGGATGTACAGTCATATTGACTCTAAATGTCACAGCTCATGGGGAAAACACAGTTGTTACTGCTGGAGGAAGTACCACCACCACCGTCAGAGGAATTACTAGAGCCACCACTGGAGAAGTCGGCAACAATGCAGTCGGCGGTGAACTTGAAGGCCCCATTTTGGGATGTGCTGCCCACACAACCACCCCTGACGTCTCCTCTACGGCTTTGGAAGGTTCCTCTGAAAGCACCTCTCCCAGCGTCAACAGCGCTGCTTCTACAACCCCCCCATCTGCTCCCTATGCAACTTCTCTGGGTCCTGAGAGTGTTGCTACAGCAACCCAAACTGGAGCTGGGTTGGATGTTCCAGGAAGTGACATCAGCTTCTTGGGGGAAGGCTCCCCTGGCCAGGAAAATTTTGCCTCGACAGAAAACCCTGAGGATCTGACCTTCCCTTCGATAGAGAATTTTACTGGCACCGTTGCTGTGAAAACTAACACCCCGCAGCAGGAAGAGACCACCATCCCACCTGTAAATGCCTCTCCCACTCTTAGAAAGCCCACGGTCCATGCAGAAG AGAACACCACATGCGCTCCCAACTGTGGTGCTTTCCCAGGATGGGCCACAGTCCTCCTATGCCTGACGATGTCATTCTTCATTTTCATGCTGGTTGGCTTCCTGTTTTTg TTTCCATACTGGACAAAGGTTGCACACCCCACCGCTGTGTCGTGCAGCTCAGCCCATCGAATGTCAACTTAG